A portion of the Edaphobacter lichenicola genome contains these proteins:
- a CDS encoding RNA polymerase sigma factor gives MNADAAGLDLGGELSSSLAVGTGKRRISPFAAGLLGVRPIESLPAMAKAAAQSGTRNGGKLTQAQLDARAQQRTEDDELIREAQKGHRTAFDALVRRYDQSVLRLALHMLGNEQDAQDVHQEAFIKAYRHLGNFRFECSFYTWLYRIVTNLCLDQLRRRKSRREDPATVLDASGDEMDLMANITDDRAMANPGRELDRKVMSERISDALSTLTPRERTVFELKHYQGLKLRTIGEMLSTTEETAKNTLFRATRKLRANLAGLR, from the coding sequence ATGAATGCAGATGCTGCTGGATTGGACCTTGGCGGAGAGCTGTCTTCTTCGCTCGCTGTAGGAACTGGAAAACGGCGAATTAGTCCGTTTGCCGCGGGACTTTTAGGCGTCAGGCCGATAGAATCATTGCCAGCAATGGCAAAGGCAGCAGCCCAATCCGGAACCAGAAACGGCGGCAAACTGACCCAGGCGCAGCTCGACGCGCGGGCTCAGCAGCGAACCGAAGACGATGAACTGATCCGCGAGGCCCAGAAGGGGCACCGGACCGCCTTCGATGCGCTGGTGCGGCGATACGACCAGTCGGTGTTGAGACTGGCGCTGCATATGCTTGGAAATGAGCAGGATGCGCAGGATGTTCACCAGGAGGCCTTCATCAAGGCGTACCGCCACCTGGGAAACTTCCGGTTCGAATGCAGCTTCTACACCTGGCTCTATCGGATTGTTACAAACCTTTGCCTGGACCAACTCCGCCGGCGCAAGAGCCGCAGGGAAGATCCGGCAACGGTGCTGGATGCCAGTGGCGATGAGATGGATCTGATGGCCAATATCACGGACGACCGGGCGATGGCGAACCCGGGACGCGAGTTGGACCGGAAGGTGATGAGCGAACGGATCAGCGACGCCCTCAGCACGCTGACTCCGCGGGAACGAACGGTCTTCGAGCTGAAGCACTACCAGGGGCTGAAGCTCAGGACCATCGGCGAGATGTTGAGCACGACCGAAGAGACTGCCAAGAATACCTTGTTCAGGGCCACGCGGAAGTTGCGGGCCAATCTGGCAGGGCTTCGATAA
- a CDS encoding HEAT repeat domain-containing protein has protein sequence MKCESARDCIVLLKYGELPDELAGTLEQHLMNCEGCSAELDAFQEFEEHLAALPVLEPSPNLLAQSRMRLDDALDMIPPRGFLAQLRTNVYRWIGHVQSAPALATLLLGVGFLAGNFTLRYQVAHAPKPAPVVTVTHPDSVIANVTGIVQTPNSELVQVNYNRVTPETMEGSLDSPEIRKLLMVGTSAAATPGVRMNSVSLLTSECMAGHECQSSTDGKGIRHALMVSLRYDQDAGVRMKALEGLQRYVAQDTHVRDAVLEAVANDADPQVRQTAIGVLGPVQSDSSVRQVLRTVSTQDANPYIRTASYQALQGSPNIQ, from the coding sequence ATGAAGTGTGAGAGCGCAAGAGACTGCATCGTTCTATTGAAGTATGGCGAGCTGCCTGACGAACTGGCAGGAACGCTGGAACAGCATCTGATGAACTGCGAGGGTTGCTCCGCAGAGCTGGACGCGTTCCAGGAATTTGAAGAACATCTGGCTGCATTGCCCGTGCTGGAGCCTTCTCCGAATCTGCTGGCTCAATCAAGGATGCGGCTGGATGACGCGCTGGACATGATCCCGCCGCGTGGTTTTCTGGCTCAACTGAGGACAAATGTTTATCGATGGATAGGGCACGTGCAGAGCGCGCCAGCGCTGGCGACGCTGCTGCTGGGCGTTGGCTTTCTCGCCGGAAACTTTACGTTGCGGTACCAGGTGGCACATGCGCCAAAGCCTGCGCCGGTTGTGACAGTAACTCACCCTGACAGCGTGATCGCAAATGTCACCGGGATCGTGCAGACACCGAACTCGGAGCTGGTGCAGGTGAACTACAACAGGGTCACTCCGGAGACGATGGAAGGGTCGCTCGATAGTCCGGAGATTCGCAAGCTGTTGATGGTGGGAACGAGCGCCGCTGCAACCCCCGGAGTACGAATGAACTCCGTCTCGCTGCTGACGAGCGAGTGCATGGCGGGGCATGAGTGCCAGTCATCAACGGATGGCAAAGGGATTCGTCATGCACTGATGGTGTCGCTGCGCTATGATCAGGACGCCGGAGTGAGGATGAAGGCGCTTGAGGGATTGCAGCGATACGTCGCGCAGGACACGCATGTGCGTGATGCGGTACTCGAGGCTGTAGCAAATGATGCGGACCCGCAGGTGCGGCAGACTGCGATCGGTGTGCTCGGCCCAGTACAGTCAGACTCGAGCGTACGGCAGGTGTTGCGAACGGTCTCGACGCAGGATGCAAATCCTTATATTCGAACTGCGTCGTACCAGGCACTGCAGGGCTCTCCAAATATTCAGTAG
- a CDS encoding PDZ domain-containing protein, producing the protein MKHRRSFGVVALIAGVAVLDGGQVLHAAQMASDFGPQMVAMMLGGSHAHVAQGYLGVVARDISDDQLGTLKLKETKGAEIIDLDHDGPACKAGMRVHDVILQMNGQAVDDWEDLKRMLRDQPVGRTVSFLISRDGQTQTMSMAMADRQMVGLQAWEQHYTVPAPGEGLSGSVKNGVPGNSFMGSSPSSSVTPTPKGHREVLAMSMILNSSYTGAQLEVMGPQLADYFGSEGGAGLLVRSVDTNSPAEEAGMKAGDVVIRINSIAVSSGTEWTKTVHDNKGKPVPVVVIRDKHEQTLTLTPDGKKRSSAKPAFGLEDFFEGTTEYTRELLAKL; encoded by the coding sequence ATGAAACACCGCAGGTCGTTCGGAGTCGTAGCACTGATCGCGGGAGTAGCTGTTCTGGATGGGGGACAGGTTCTGCACGCCGCACAGATGGCCTCGGATTTTGGACCGCAGATGGTTGCGATGATGTTGGGTGGGTCGCATGCGCATGTCGCACAGGGATATCTCGGAGTGGTGGCCCGGGACATCAGCGACGACCAGCTTGGAACGTTGAAGCTCAAAGAGACTAAGGGCGCGGAGATCATCGACCTTGACCATGATGGCCCTGCCTGCAAGGCGGGCATGCGCGTCCACGATGTGATCCTCCAGATGAACGGCCAGGCGGTCGACGACTGGGAAGATTTGAAGCGAATGTTGCGGGACCAGCCGGTGGGACGAACGGTAAGTTTCCTGATCAGCCGCGATGGACAGACCCAGACGATGTCGATGGCGATGGCGGATCGCCAGATGGTAGGGCTGCAAGCCTGGGAGCAGCATTACACCGTACCCGCTCCGGGTGAAGGCCTGTCCGGTTCTGTGAAGAATGGAGTGCCAGGAAATAGTTTTATGGGATCGTCACCGTCGAGCAGCGTGACGCCTACGCCGAAGGGTCATCGAGAGGTGCTTGCGATGAGTATGATTCTCAATTCGTCCTACACCGGCGCTCAGCTCGAAGTCATGGGACCTCAACTGGCAGACTACTTCGGTTCAGAAGGTGGCGCTGGTCTGCTGGTGCGTAGCGTCGACACCAACAGCCCGGCAGAGGAAGCCGGTATGAAGGCGGGAGATGTTGTGATCCGTATAAACTCCATCGCCGTATCGAGCGGAACAGAGTGGACCAAGACGGTTCACGACAACAAGGGGAAGCCAGTGCCCGTCGTAGTGATTCGCGACAAGCATGAGCAGACCTTGACGCTGACGCCGGACGGGAAGAAGCGGTCAAGCGCAAAGCCGGCGTTCGGCCTCGAAGATTTCTTCGAAGGCACGACCGAGTACACCAGGGAGCTGCTGGCCAAGTTATAA
- a CDS encoding GNAT family N-acetyltransferase, whose product MIRRCDDRDFEQICTIINDGAQAYRGIIPEDRWSEPYMSREKLQHEIDEGVAFWGFEETGSIAGVMGLQLVQDVTLIRHAYVRTSSQKQGIGAQLLFHLRDRAIGPVLIGTWAAASWAIRFYERHGFHIVDNQEKDRLLKKYWSVPERQIETSVVLADKRWRAMK is encoded by the coding sequence ATGATTCGCCGTTGTGACGACCGCGATTTCGAACAGATTTGCACGATCATCAACGATGGGGCGCAGGCGTATCGAGGGATTATCCCAGAGGATCGCTGGTCGGAACCCTATATGTCGCGAGAAAAGCTGCAGCATGAGATCGACGAGGGTGTCGCCTTCTGGGGGTTCGAAGAGACCGGTTCGATCGCCGGTGTGATGGGTCTTCAACTGGTCCAGGACGTCACTCTGATTCGACACGCCTACGTTCGTACGAGCAGTCAGAAGCAGGGCATCGGGGCACAGCTACTCTTTCATCTTCGGGATCGAGCAATAGGTCCGGTATTGATTGGCACTTGGGCGGCGGCCTCGTGGGCGATTCGTTTCTACGAGCGACACGGCTTCCACATCGTTGATAACCAGGAGAAAGATCGCCTTCTAAAAAAGTACTGGAGCGTGCCTGAGCGCCAGATTGAGACGTCTGTGGTCCTGGCCGACAAGAGATGGAGAGCGATGAAATAG
- a CDS encoding radical SAM protein, with amino-acid sequence MSSAPKTAVANGSRPMPPKRRWKAVTRKLRELGSIGSAVMSTGHPYMAHIVPMRRCNLSCTYCNEYDDFSDPVPLDEMLRRIDHLGRLGTSVITISGGEPLLHPELDQIIARIRKTGAIAGMITNGYLLMPDRIQRLNKAGLDHMQISIDNVMPDEVSKKSLKVLDKKLQMLAEHADFHVNINSVVGGGIANPNDALTVSERALALGFSSTIGIIHDGSGQLKPLGAEERGVWDKVRNLTRRSYSRFNHFQEAIANGKTNDWRCRAGGRYLYICENGLVHYCSQQRGYPAVPLSGYTTADVKREFLTEKSCAPSCTISCVHQVSYIDHWRAPQTSQITPGASGHGAGAELVQIR; translated from the coding sequence ATGTCTTCTGCTCCTAAAACTGCCGTGGCGAATGGCAGCCGTCCGATGCCTCCAAAGCGCCGCTGGAAGGCAGTGACGCGCAAGCTGCGTGAGCTGGGTTCGATCGGATCTGCCGTGATGTCGACCGGGCATCCGTATATGGCGCACATTGTGCCGATGCGCCGCTGCAACCTCTCCTGCACGTACTGCAATGAATACGACGACTTCTCGGATCCGGTGCCGCTCGACGAGATGCTGCGACGCATCGACCACCTCGGACGTCTTGGCACCTCCGTAATTACGATCTCGGGCGGCGAACCGCTGCTGCACCCGGAGCTGGATCAGATCATTGCGCGGATTCGCAAGACGGGTGCGATTGCAGGAATGATCACAAACGGATATCTGCTGATGCCGGACCGCATTCAGCGCCTCAATAAGGCCGGGCTCGACCACATGCAGATCTCGATCGACAACGTGATGCCGGATGAGGTCTCGAAGAAGAGCCTGAAGGTGCTCGACAAGAAGCTGCAGATGCTGGCCGAGCACGCGGACTTTCACGTCAACATCAACTCCGTCGTTGGCGGAGGTATTGCCAACCCGAATGATGCGTTGACAGTCAGTGAGCGGGCGTTGGCGCTTGGTTTCAGCTCAACGATCGGAATCATTCACGATGGCAGCGGCCAGTTGAAGCCACTCGGCGCGGAAGAGCGCGGCGTGTGGGACAAGGTTCGCAATCTCACGCGGCGAAGCTACTCGCGGTTCAATCACTTCCAGGAGGCCATCGCCAACGGGAAGACGAACGACTGGCGTTGCCGCGCAGGTGGACGGTACCTGTACATCTGCGAGAACGGCCTGGTGCACTACTGCAGCCAGCAGCGCGGATATCCCGCGGTTCCGTTATCTGGCTACACGACGGCGGACGTGAAGCGCGAGTTCCTGACGGAGAAGAGCTGTGCGCCGAGCTGCACGATCAGCTGCGTCCACCAGGTGAGCTACATCGATCACTGGCGCGCACCGCAGACCTCGCAGATCACGCCGGGTGCCTCCGGGCATGGAGCGGGCGCGGAGCTGGTACAGATTCGCTAG
- a CDS encoding ArsR/SmtB family transcription factor — MSTSKRTGAEQRVKLTDEQIHLIAKALSDSRRYDLLRQIGSSASSMPCTAIQELHPVSAPTLSHHMKELETAGLVRAVREGKFVSYTLRRDILQAYTDALAEI; from the coding sequence ATGAGTACATCGAAGCGGACGGGAGCTGAGCAACGGGTCAAACTGACCGACGAGCAGATTCACCTGATCGCCAAAGCTCTGTCTGACTCGCGACGATACGACCTGCTACGGCAGATTGGAAGCAGTGCGAGCTCAATGCCGTGCACTGCGATTCAGGAGCTGCATCCCGTAAGCGCACCCACGTTGTCTCACCACATGAAGGAGCTCGAGACAGCTGGGCTGGTGCGTGCGGTGCGTGAAGGAAAGTTCGTCAGCTACACGCTGCGACGGGACATCCTGCAGGCATACACCGACGCTCTCGCCGAGATCTAG
- the purF gene encoding amidophosphoribosyltransferase, with the protein MAVYGHPDAARMTYWGLYALQHRGQESAGIASADGQQVNDIKGMGLVSEIFTDDVLGKLPGHIAIGHTRYSTTGDSALLNAQPISVESTKGLIAIAHNGNLINLGTAKERLERDGAIFQTTSDSEIIIQLIAHSTKNTLIDCMAEALTQVQGAFSIVMMTRNRIFAARDPHGFRPLAMGRIEGKDGAPDTFVFASETCAFDLLHAKYERDVKPGELVMVSEDGVTSRYFNTTTEQASCVFEHVYFARPDSKIYGRWVQQSREEMGRQLARESGVPADLIVPVPDSGVTAAIGYAAESGIPFNFGLIRNHYVGRTFIQPEQRVRDFGVRMKLNPMRSLLEGKRVILIDDSIIRGTTSRKIVRMVRAAGATEVHLRISCPPTISPCFYGVDTPSKKDLIAANKSIAEICEFVEADSLAYLSLVGLTHSCTKGEPPDGLSPGSFCTACYTGDYPTQWVDVSEILPAVTTA; encoded by the coding sequence ATGGCGGTGTACGGCCATCCGGATGCCGCGCGCATGACGTACTGGGGTCTGTATGCGCTGCAGCATCGCGGGCAGGAGTCGGCGGGGATTGCGAGCGCGGATGGGCAGCAGGTGAACGACATCAAAGGCATGGGTCTCGTGTCGGAGATCTTCACCGATGACGTGCTGGGGAAGCTGCCGGGGCATATTGCGATTGGGCATACACGTTACTCGACGACGGGAGATTCGGCGCTGCTGAACGCGCAGCCGATCTCGGTCGAAAGTACGAAGGGTCTGATTGCGATTGCGCATAATGGCAACCTAATCAACCTGGGGACGGCGAAGGAGCGGCTCGAACGCGATGGAGCGATCTTTCAGACGACGTCGGACTCCGAGATCATCATTCAGTTAATCGCGCACTCGACGAAGAACACGCTGATTGATTGCATGGCGGAGGCCCTGACGCAGGTGCAGGGAGCGTTTTCGATTGTCATGATGACGCGGAACCGCATCTTTGCGGCGCGCGATCCGCATGGCTTTCGGCCACTCGCGATGGGCAGGATTGAAGGCAAGGACGGCGCGCCGGATACGTTCGTGTTTGCGAGCGAGACGTGCGCGTTCGACCTGCTGCATGCGAAGTATGAGCGCGATGTGAAGCCGGGCGAGCTGGTGATGGTGTCGGAAGATGGTGTGACGAGCCGCTACTTCAACACCACGACGGAGCAGGCGAGCTGCGTGTTTGAGCATGTTTACTTTGCGCGGCCCGACTCGAAGATCTACGGGCGGTGGGTGCAGCAGTCGCGCGAGGAGATGGGGCGGCAGTTGGCGCGGGAATCGGGTGTGCCTGCGGATTTGATTGTGCCGGTGCCGGACTCGGGTGTGACGGCGGCGATTGGATATGCGGCTGAGTCGGGGATACCATTCAACTTCGGGCTGATTCGAAATCACTATGTTGGCCGCACGTTTATTCAGCCGGAGCAGAGGGTGCGCGACTTCGGCGTGAGGATGAAGCTGAATCCGATGCGAAGTCTGCTGGAAGGTAAGCGCGTGATCCTGATCGATGACTCGATCATTCGCGGGACAACCTCACGGAAGATTGTGCGGATGGTGCGAGCCGCGGGAGCGACAGAGGTGCATCTGCGTATCTCGTGTCCACCGACGATTTCGCCTTGTTTCTATGGGGTCGATACGCCTTCGAAGAAGGACCTGATTGCTGCGAATAAATCCATCGCGGAGATCTGCGAGTTTGTTGAGGCGGATTCGCTGGCATACCTGTCGCTGGTGGGGCTGACGCACTCCTGCACAAAGGGGGAGCCGCCGGATGGGTTGTCGCCGGGGAGCTTCTGTACGGCCTGTTATACCGGGGACTATCCGACGCAATGGGTGGATGTATCGGAGATTCTGCCGGCGGTGACGACAGCCTAG
- the purL gene encoding phosphoribosylformylglycinamidine synthase subunit PurL has protein sequence MPNLQAQQAQVPTPATITPALLKQHSITPDEYTRIEAALGRTPSLTELGIFSVMWSEHCSYKSSRVHLKRLPTRGERTSGPGSVVQGPGENAGIIDVGDGWACAFKIESHNHPSYIEPYQGAATGVGGILRDIFTMNARPLAVMDSLRFGPLDEAEPDEALRRRNHQITTGVVHGVAGYGNCFGVPNLGGETRFENCYSGNPLLNAFALGLVRRDEIFYAKATGVGNPVIYVGAKTGRDGIHGATMASEEFTEGSEQKRPNVQMGDPFLEKLLLEACLEAMATGAVLGIQDMGAAGLTCSTCEMGARGDLGLTVELDLVPQRETSMSSYDLMLSESQERMLLVADKPRAQEVLDVFAKWGLDASIVGVVTEKPNMVITHHGELVADIPNRSLTDDAPLYHRPVGVWKAPVPLDAPAHLIEVLNSSRDYTADLKKLLAAANICDKRWVFEQYDSMVQTNTVQGPGGEAGVMRIKGTAKFSGAPRHHGLLGKLADLVASSTPQGEATLSTNNQDAANPVVAPDDSHEFTSMVKGDRGLAMALAGNGRWTYLDPKLGAMHAVAEAARKVACTGALPVSATNCLNFGNPEKPEIMAQLSQAIDGIAEACIALGTPVTGGNVSLYNETKGEGIYPTPVIGIVGIIEDVTKAVPSAFRKAGDKVLFLSAFQGAGRNIRREFGSTEYAKTILHELWGTPPVLDLTEEAALHKALVALSEHGLLASATDISDGGSVVSMAKACFPRELGLRVSMTVSEAEPFALKERFFSEIGSSVIISTDEDHLEAIRTVLADHPKVWMAPLGEVTTANFEISINGATVIDEPVAALKGSWAGALEEQLADEVVTA, from the coding sequence AGGGATTTTTTCTGTGATGTGGTCGGAGCACTGCTCGTACAAATCATCGCGTGTGCACCTGAAGCGGCTGCCGACTCGCGGTGAGAGAACGAGTGGTCCGGGAAGCGTAGTGCAGGGGCCGGGAGAGAATGCAGGCATCATCGACGTAGGTGATGGATGGGCTTGTGCGTTCAAGATTGAGTCACACAATCATCCTTCGTACATCGAGCCGTACCAGGGCGCAGCCACAGGTGTGGGTGGAATTCTGCGGGACATCTTCACGATGAATGCTCGGCCACTGGCGGTAATGGATTCGCTGCGATTCGGGCCGCTGGATGAAGCTGAACCTGATGAGGCGCTGCGGCGCAGAAACCACCAGATCACGACTGGCGTGGTGCATGGTGTCGCTGGATACGGAAACTGTTTTGGTGTGCCGAATCTTGGTGGCGAGACGCGGTTCGAGAACTGTTACTCGGGCAACCCATTGCTGAATGCGTTTGCGCTTGGTCTCGTCCGTCGTGACGAGATTTTTTATGCGAAGGCTACGGGCGTGGGCAATCCTGTGATCTATGTCGGAGCCAAGACGGGCCGCGATGGAATTCACGGAGCCACGATGGCCTCGGAAGAGTTCACCGAGGGCTCGGAACAGAAGCGACCGAATGTGCAGATGGGCGATCCGTTTCTGGAGAAGCTGCTGCTGGAGGCTTGCCTTGAGGCGATGGCGACCGGCGCGGTGCTGGGGATTCAGGATATGGGTGCGGCAGGGCTGACCTGCTCGACGTGCGAGATGGGTGCTCGCGGGGATCTTGGCCTGACGGTGGAGTTGGATCTTGTGCCGCAGCGCGAGACCAGCATGTCGAGCTACGATCTCATGCTGTCGGAGTCGCAGGAGCGCATGCTGCTGGTGGCTGACAAGCCGCGTGCGCAAGAGGTTCTGGATGTGTTCGCGAAGTGGGGGCTGGATGCTTCGATCGTTGGCGTAGTGACGGAGAAGCCGAATATGGTGATCACGCATCACGGAGAGTTGGTCGCGGATATTCCGAATCGCAGCCTGACCGATGATGCTCCGCTGTATCACCGGCCGGTGGGCGTGTGGAAGGCTCCGGTGCCGCTCGATGCTCCGGCACATTTGATCGAAGTGCTGAACAGCTCGCGAGACTATACGGCTGATCTGAAGAAGCTTCTGGCAGCCGCGAACATCTGCGATAAGCGTTGGGTCTTCGAGCAGTATGACTCGATGGTGCAGACCAACACCGTGCAAGGGCCGGGTGGTGAGGCCGGCGTGATGCGGATCAAGGGCACGGCGAAGTTTTCCGGCGCGCCACGTCATCATGGACTTCTGGGTAAGCTTGCCGATCTGGTAGCTTCTTCGACTCCGCAGGGCGAGGCGACGCTCTCGACCAACAATCAAGATGCGGCGAACCCTGTGGTTGCACCGGATGACTCACACGAGTTTACGAGCATGGTGAAGGGTGATCGCGGCCTTGCGATGGCGCTCGCAGGAAATGGGCGATGGACCTATCTCGACCCGAAGCTGGGTGCGATGCATGCAGTCGCTGAGGCGGCGAGGAAGGTCGCTTGCACCGGCGCGTTGCCGGTGTCGGCTACGAACTGTTTGAACTTCGGGAATCCGGAGAAACCAGAGATCATGGCACAGCTTTCGCAGGCGATCGACGGGATCGCAGAGGCTTGCATTGCGCTGGGAACGCCGGTGACGGGTGGGAATGTCTCGCTCTACAACGAGACCAAGGGTGAGGGGATCTATCCGACTCCGGTGATTGGCATCGTCGGAATTATCGAAGACGTGACGAAGGCTGTACCGTCTGCGTTCCGGAAGGCTGGGGACAAGGTTCTCTTCCTTTCGGCGTTTCAGGGCGCAGGACGGAATATTCGGCGCGAGTTTGGTTCGACCGAGTATGCGAAGACGATTCTCCATGAGTTGTGGGGCACGCCCCCTGTGCTGGATCTGACGGAGGAAGCAGCGCTGCACAAGGCCCTCGTTGCGCTTTCAGAACATGGTCTGCTGGCCTCGGCTACCGATATTTCGGATGGCGGATCGGTCGTTTCGATGGCCAAGGCTTGCTTTCCGCGGGAGTTGGGATTGCGTGTTTCGATGACTGTGTCCGAGGCGGAACCGTTCGCATTGAAGGAACGATTCTTTAGCGAGATCGGATCGTCGGTGATTATTTCGACGGACGAAGATCATCTTGAAGCGATCCGAACTGTGCTCGCCGATCATCCTAAGGTGTGGATGGCTCCGTTGGGCGAAGTGACCACGGCCAACTTTGAGATTTCGATCAATGGAGCAACGGTGATCGATGAGCCGGTTGCTGCACTGAAGGGATCGTGGGCGGGGGCGTTGGAAGAGCAGTTGGCCGATGAGGTGGTGACGGCGTAA